CTTCCTGAAGAAGAAAATGGAGGAGCGGTAAGTATAAACATTATGGAACTTGTAAATTTATCTTTTCCTGCCTTGTCTGTTCCAATCGTCACTAAACTTTTGACCATGTTGTTCCAGGCCGTGAATAGCAAAAAATAACGGTGTTGATATTATAAATGTTAAAAACAAAAACCCTTCCAGACCATAATAAAAGTAGTATTTAGGTGCAAGTAAGCTGATCCCCAGCATAGTTACTAATACACTAGTAATCCACACTATAAAGTTAAACATTATACTTATCCCCCTTGGCCTCTTTAAGTTTCGCGGCCAATAACTCAATCAGAGCATGTTGACTTTCAATTAGTTCCTTATGCTTCTTAACCTCATCATTATTATTTTTTTCATTAAAATATAACAAAGTTAATGCAAGTATAGTTGTGAATAGAAATAGTAGTTCCATTTTTTTCACCCTTTCGAATTAGGGATATTGAGTAAAATTTTTTTTATTAGATAGTATTTTAACCTCAATTTCCCATTTTCTCAAAAACGCTTACTGAAAACCGACCTAAATGGATATGATTTATATAAATGGAGAGCCTCTTTTTTATGATGACTAGTTTGTGGACCTATTGCAAAGAAAAGGAATTCACCTTCCCATCAATTTGCAGTTACTTTTGCTTTGAAACCATCTTTATAATACAATTTGAACTATAATCTATTAATGTTTTTCATATCGTTACGTTGGGGGCTAAAAGATGACAGTTGAAATTAAAAATGATATTGAAATAGCACGAGAAACAAAGCTAAAGCCGATTAAGGAAATTGCGAATGGTCTGAATCTTTTAGAAGAAGAATTAGAACCATATGGTCATTATAAAGCTAAAGTTTCTCTTGATTTAATGGAACGTTTAAGTGAAAAACCTGACGGAAAAGTAATATTAGTGACTGCGATTAACCCTACGCCTGCGGGTGAAGGGAAATCGACGGTAACAGTCGGGCTCGGACAGGCACTACAGAAACTTGGAAAAAATGCAATGGTTGCTATGCGTGAACCATCACTTGGTCCAACAATGGGATTGAAAGGTGGAGCTGCAGGGGGTGGCTACTCACAAGTGTTACCAATGGAAGAAATTAATCTTCATTTCACTGGAGATATTCACGCCATTACAACCGCTAATAATGCTTTATCCGCTTTTATCGATAACCACATCCATCAAGGGAATGAATTAAAGATCGATTCTCGGCGCATTGTGTGGAAGCGTGTCGTGGATATGAACGATCGAGCACTTAGGAACGTTATCGTTGGTTTAGGTGGCCCAGTTCAAGGTGTACCTCGTGAAGATGGTTTTGATATAACTGTTGCATCTGAAATAATGGCGGTTTTATGCCTGGCAACAGATTTGAACGATTTAAAACAACGTCTCGCTAAAATGGTTGTTGCGTATAACATAGATAAACAACCTGTTACAGTATCAGACCTTGGTGTTCAAGGTGCGCTAACCCTGTTGTTAAAGGATGCACTAAAACCTAACCTCGTCCAAACAATCGAACATACACCTGCGCTCGTTCATGGCGGCCCTTTCGCCAATATTGCCCATGGTTGTAATAGTGTTGTAGCAACAAAAATGGCACAAAAATTAAGTGACTTCGTTGTGACGGAGGCTGGCTTCGGTGCCGACTTAGGGGCTGAAAAGTTTTTCAATATCAAGGCACGATTAGCCGAAATTGAACCTGAGGCAGTTGTCATAGTAGCAACCGTTAGGGCTCTAAAAATGCATGGTGGTGCTGCAAAGCAAGACTTACATAAAGAGAATCTCAAAGCATTACAAGCTGGATTTCATAATTTAAAAAAACATATTGAAACAATCCAAGCTATCGGTCTCCCGTTCGTCGTGTCGATTAATCGTTTTGCGACGGATACAGAGGAAGAGCTTGAAGCATTACAAAAGTTGTGTTCGGAAAATAATTATACTCATGCGGTAACGGAAGTTTGGGAAAAAGGAGGTTTAGGAGGAATTGATTTAGCGGAACAATTACTACATGGAATCGACAATAGTAACGCTTCCTTTACTCCTTTATATGACGTAAACGAACCGATTGTTGATAAAATTGATAAGATAGCCAAAATTGTTTATGGAGCAGAAGGTGTGACATTTACAGAGAAGGCTAAAAAGCAAATTGAACAATTTCAGTCGTTAGGCTGGAATAATATGCCGATTTGCATGGCAAAAACACCATTTTCTCTCTCAGATGACCCCACAAAACAAGGGAGACCAACTAATTTTACAATTACAGTACGTGAACTAAAGCCTTCGATAGGAGCGGGATTCATCGTAGCATTAACAGGTGATGTTTTGACAATGCCAGGATTACCGAAAAAGCCCGCCGCATTACAGATGGATGTAGATGAAAGTGGAAATGTGTACGGACTCTTTTAAAAAACTATCCATCTAGCTAAGACAGAATAAGCAGATCATAAGGATCTGCTTATTTTTCATGTGAAGATATATTTGTTGTATACATTGAGTAATATCAAGAACTATGAGTCCAACCGTCGAAATAAATGAAAAAAGATTTATTGAAAACGTTTTCGCAGGGTGGTATAGTTTTTGGTAGAAAGTGTTGAATTATTCTTAAAATATGAAAAACTATTAGCGTTGTAAATTAAGCAATTATGAAATTATGAAAGGGGCATCATATGGATAGTAGAGTAAAAGCAGTTATTTTTGACTTGGATGGGGTTATTACAGATACTGCAGAGTTTCATTACGTTGCATGGGGAAATCTAGCCTCCTCACTCGGAATATCTTTTGACCGTGAATTTAATGAGAACTTAAAAGGCATCAGTCGAATGGAATCATTAGAAAAAATACTTAAATATGGCCAAAAGGCAAATGAATTCACCCTTGAACAAAAACAAGAGTTAGCCTATAAGAAAAATGAGTATTACAAACAGTTGATAAAGCAAGTTACTCCCGCTCACATATTGCCCGGTATTAAGGAACTAATAGAGGAACTGAAAAGAAATAATCTTAAATTAGCAGTAGCTTCTGCAAGCAAAAATGCTACGACAATCTTAACAAGTTTAGGCTTATTAGATTATTTTGATTACATTGTCGATGTAGAGAAAATCAAGAACGGGAAACCTGATCCTGAAATCTTTTTAAATGCAGCCAAACATTTAGATGTTCCGAAAGAAAATTGTATAGGAGTTGAGGATGCAGCAGCAGGAGTTGAAGCGATAAAAGCAGCCTCAATGTTTGCTGTAGGTGTAGGCCAACGAGAAATCTTATCGAGGGCGGATTTGGTTGTTAATAGTACAGTTGAATTGACATATTCGAAGTTGATAAAAGCTTTCATAGAATGTCAAAATAGTTTGACGAGTTAACGTAATCTTGTTAAAATGAAAACGTTAACAAAAACGTTTTTGTAATAGAATAGGGTGAAGAAGTTGACGTCTATAAAAGATATTGCCAGGTTAGCAGGAGTATCAATTTCAACTGTTTCTAGAACATTGAATAATTATTCTGATGTTAAGCCAGAAACAAAGGAAAAAGTTATAAAAATTGCTGAGGAACTAAACTATTTTCCAAATGCGGTTGCAAAGAGTTTAGTTCAGAAGAAGACGCATACAATTGGCGTGTTTTTCGGAAATAACATGAACTTAGGATTTGACCATCCATTTTTTTTGGATATCATTTCCGCTGTTCGAGAGGTAGTTGGTAATGCCGGTTATGACCTTATTATTTTTACAAATAAAAATAAAGAGAGAGCAACATATACGACACTATGTCGAGAGAGAAGTGTCGATGGCGTTGTCCTTCTATTAACCGGTGAAGGTAAGAAGAAGAACGAGCAGTTTATTGAACTTCAGGAAAGTGGCATACCGTGTATTGCGATCGATTTACCACTAAAGGGCGACAAATGTACCTATGTGGAATCGGATAACTATTTTGGTTCAAAGTTAGCAATGGAGCATTTAGCTAATTTAGGGCATCAAGTCATAGCATTTATTGGTGGGGATGAAATTAGTAAGACGAGTTATGATCGTTTAAGAGCATATCAAGATTCAATGATGGAATATGGGATTGGTTATAATCCTAATCTTGTCTACTTAGGGTATTTTTCTAAGGGAATTGCTCAAAAGGCTACAAAGGAACTTATGAGACAGAGGCCTGATATTACGGCTTTTTTTGTAGCAAGTGATGAAATGGCCATAACTGTTATAGAAACATTAAAAGCATTGGGAAAAAACGTTCCAAATGATGTCTCCGTTGTAGGCTTTGATGATATACGAGAGGCGAGCTTTTGTACTCCGCCGTTAACTACAGTGAAGCAAAACAAACACGACATTGGAAGTGAGGCAGCGAAAATGCTGTTAGAAATCATTGAAAAGAGCGACATAAAACCGAAGCCGAAAACATTAGATTGTGATCTCGTTATAAGAGATTCTACTGCTCCACCAAAATAGGATATTTTTTTTAACTCATACCAAAAACGTTTTCGGGTAGTTGGGTGTATCTGCAAATAGATGACAATAAGCAGCAAGGGGAAATACAAACAAATAGTGGAAAAGTTTATTTTAGGGGGATGTGTGAACCATGCAAAAGGGTGTACCAAAACAAGAAGTTAGCCCCTTTGAAGAGGGTGTATCAAAAAAGAAAACGAGTTCCTTTAAGAAAGGCGAAGCTAGATTAGGTTATTTATTAATCGCACCTGCACTTATACTTATCGTTGCAATTATTTTTTATCCGGTTATATACAACATTTGGTTAAGTCTTCACGAAGTGTCATTGAACCCGAACCGACCTAATACATTTGTTGGGTTGCAAAATTATATTAACTTAATTACGGACAGCTCTTTCTGGCATTCCGTTTGGATTACCATAATTTTCACAGTATTGACTGTAGCAGGGGCAACAATTGTTGGCTTAGCTGTAGCCCTCCTTTTAAATAATTCGTTTAAAGGAAGAGGATTTGTACGATCTGTTGTGTTGTTACCATATGTTGCTCCACTAATCTCAGTAGTTTTTGTGTGGCAATATATGTTTAATCCGGTATACGGAATGGTCAATTATACTCTTGGTGAAAAGTTAGGAATCATGAGTCAAAGTATTGATTGGTTAAACGATCCGACAGCAGCTTTATGGTTAGTTATCATCTTTGACATTTGGCATCTATTTCCATTCTCATTCATGATGATTTTAGCGAAGCTTCAATCAATAGACAAATCATTGTATGAGGCAGCAGAGATTGATGGGGCTAATTTATGGCATAAAATACGCCATGTTACACTGCCTGAATTAACGTTAGTATTAGGATCACTAGTTATCCTTCGCTTTATTTGGAATTTCTACAAGTTTGATGAAATCTATTTATTAACAAAACAAGTACCGGTAGTAGGAGTTTACACATATCAGACAGCATTTGCTACCTACGACCATGGTTTAGCTGCAGCAATTACTGCAACGTTATTTATCATTGTGATGGGATTTGTCTTAGTGGCAGTTAGGAGGGTATTAAAATGGTAACGAAAAATAAAAAAATAAACCGAATTATCCTTTATTGCTTAATTACACTTACCGTTGTGACAACTGTATTTCCATTCCTTGTCATGTTAAGTACGTCCCTGAAAACGGGTCAGGAAGCTACGTCAACGACACCAACATTGTTACCAAAAGATATCACATTTGAACACTTTATAGATGTGTTAAATCCAGCGGTATTCCCGTTTTGGTCATATTTTTCAAACAGTATGATTATTTCCCTCTCTACAGCGTTTTTAGCAGTTGTTATTGGCACTTTAGGGGCATATAGTTTTGCAAGACTAGAGTATAAGGGTAGAGGAGCATTCCAAAAAGGGGTTCTTATGATTTACATGTTTTCAGGAATTCTATTAGTCGTTCCA
Above is a window of Salirhabdus salicampi DNA encoding:
- a CDS encoding formate--tetrahydrofolate ligase; its protein translation is MTVEIKNDIEIARETKLKPIKEIANGLNLLEEELEPYGHYKAKVSLDLMERLSEKPDGKVILVTAINPTPAGEGKSTVTVGLGQALQKLGKNAMVAMREPSLGPTMGLKGGAAGGGYSQVLPMEEINLHFTGDIHAITTANNALSAFIDNHIHQGNELKIDSRRIVWKRVVDMNDRALRNVIVGLGGPVQGVPREDGFDITVASEIMAVLCLATDLNDLKQRLAKMVVAYNIDKQPVTVSDLGVQGALTLLLKDALKPNLVQTIEHTPALVHGGPFANIAHGCNSVVATKMAQKLSDFVVTEAGFGADLGAEKFFNIKARLAEIEPEAVVIVATVRALKMHGGAAKQDLHKENLKALQAGFHNLKKHIETIQAIGLPFVVSINRFATDTEEELEALQKLCSENNYTHAVTEVWEKGGLGGIDLAEQLLHGIDNSNASFTPLYDVNEPIVDKIDKIAKIVYGAEGVTFTEKAKKQIEQFQSLGWNNMPICMAKTPFSLSDDPTKQGRPTNFTITVRELKPSIGAGFIVALTGDVLTMPGLPKKPAALQMDVDESGNVYGLF
- the pgmB gene encoding beta-phosphoglucomutase, which encodes MDSRVKAVIFDLDGVITDTAEFHYVAWGNLASSLGISFDREFNENLKGISRMESLEKILKYGQKANEFTLEQKQELAYKKNEYYKQLIKQVTPAHILPGIKELIEELKRNNLKLAVASASKNATTILTSLGLLDYFDYIVDVEKIKNGKPDPEIFLNAAKHLDVPKENCIGVEDAAAGVEAIKAASMFAVGVGQREILSRADLVVNSTVELTYSKLIKAFIECQNSLTS
- a CDS encoding LacI family DNA-binding transcriptional regulator, with the translated sequence MTSIKDIARLAGVSISTVSRTLNNYSDVKPETKEKVIKIAEELNYFPNAVAKSLVQKKTHTIGVFFGNNMNLGFDHPFFLDIISAVREVVGNAGYDLIIFTNKNKERATYTTLCRERSVDGVVLLLTGEGKKKNEQFIELQESGIPCIAIDLPLKGDKCTYVESDNYFGSKLAMEHLANLGHQVIAFIGGDEISKTSYDRLRAYQDSMMEYGIGYNPNLVYLGYFSKGIAQKATKELMRQRPDITAFFVASDEMAITVIETLKALGKNVPNDVSVVGFDDIREASFCTPPLTTVKQNKHDIGSEAAKMLLEIIEKSDIKPKPKTLDCDLVIRDSTAPPK
- a CDS encoding carbohydrate ABC transporter permease, yielding MQKGVPKQEVSPFEEGVSKKKTSSFKKGEARLGYLLIAPALILIVAIIFYPVIYNIWLSLHEVSLNPNRPNTFVGLQNYINLITDSSFWHSVWITIIFTVLTVAGATIVGLAVALLLNNSFKGRGFVRSVVLLPYVAPLISVVFVWQYMFNPVYGMVNYTLGEKLGIMSQSIDWLNDPTAALWLVIIFDIWHLFPFSFMMILAKLQSIDKSLYEAAEIDGANLWHKIRHVTLPELTLVLGSLVILRFIWNFYKFDEIYLLTKQVPVVGVYTYQTAFATYDHGLAAAITATLFIIVMGFVLVAVRRVLKW